In Alistipes ihumii AP11, a genomic segment contains:
- the glmM gene encoding phosphoglucosamine mutase, giving the protein MTLIKSISGIRGTIGGAPGENLTPLDLVKFTSAYGRWLRENNGAGRRLRVVVGRDARLSGEMAASIVTGTLCGCGIDVIDIGLATTPTVEMAVTGKGADGGIILTASHNPGQWNALKLLGSRGEFLSDAEGKRVLAIAADDAYDYPGVDALGHVVFRGSYDREHIDRVLALPLVDREAVRRAGFRVVVDAVNSVGGVVMPVLLRELGCEVVEMNCTPDGRFAHTPEPIPENLTDIAARVPSERADLGVVVDPDVDRLALVCEDGTMFGEEYTLVAVADYVLSHTKGPAVSNLSSSRALRDVAERHGCPYCAAAVGEVNVVAKMREVGAVIGGEGNGGVIYPELHYGRDALVGVALFLTHLARTGLSASALRATYPPYFISKNKIELTPDIDVDGVLSAIKAKYAGERVTDIDGVKIDFPAEWVHLRKSNTEPIIRIYSESRDEASAEALARRIMADIREATGR; this is encoded by the coding sequence ATGACACTGATAAAATCCATTTCGGGTATCCGGGGTACGATCGGCGGAGCGCCCGGCGAAAATCTGACGCCGCTCGACCTGGTCAAGTTCACGTCGGCTTACGGCCGGTGGTTGCGGGAGAACAACGGGGCGGGCCGGCGCCTGCGGGTCGTCGTCGGACGCGACGCTCGCCTGTCGGGCGAGATGGCCGCCTCGATCGTGACGGGTACGCTGTGCGGCTGCGGGATCGACGTGATCGATATCGGGCTGGCCACGACGCCGACGGTCGAGATGGCCGTGACGGGCAAAGGAGCCGACGGAGGGATCATTCTGACGGCCAGCCACAATCCCGGGCAGTGGAATGCGCTGAAGCTGCTCGGATCGCGCGGCGAGTTCCTCAGCGACGCCGAGGGCAAACGGGTGTTGGCTATTGCGGCGGACGACGCCTACGATTACCCCGGGGTGGACGCGCTGGGGCATGTCGTCTTTCGCGGCAGTTACGACCGCGAGCATATCGACCGCGTGCTGGCCCTGCCGCTGGTCGACCGTGAGGCGGTTCGTCGGGCCGGGTTCCGCGTCGTCGTCGATGCGGTCAACTCGGTGGGAGGAGTCGTGATGCCCGTACTGCTCCGGGAACTGGGGTGCGAGGTGGTCGAGATGAACTGCACGCCCGACGGGAGGTTCGCCCATACGCCCGAGCCGATCCCCGAGAACCTGACCGATATCGCGGCACGGGTCCCCTCCGAGCGAGCCGATTTGGGCGTGGTGGTCGATCCGGACGTGGACCGGCTGGCTTTGGTCTGCGAGGACGGTACGATGTTCGGCGAGGAGTATACGCTTGTCGCGGTGGCCGATTACGTGCTCTCTCATACGAAAGGGCCGGCCGTGTCGAACCTGAGCTCGTCCCGCGCGCTGCGCGACGTGGCTGAGCGTCACGGCTGCCCGTATTGTGCGGCGGCGGTGGGCGAGGTGAACGTCGTGGCGAAGATGCGCGAGGTCGGAGCCGTAATCGGAGGCGAGGGTAACGGAGGGGTGATCTATCCGGAACTTCACTACGGCCGCGATGCGCTGGTCGGCGTAGCGCTGTTTCTGACTCATCTGGCCCGGACGGGACTGAGCGCCTCGGCGCTGCGGGCCACGTATCCCCCGTACTTTATTTCCAAGAACAAGATCGAGCTGACGCCCGATATCGACGTGGACGGCGTGCTGTCCGCGATCAAGGCCAAGTACGCCGGCGAGCGCGTGACCGACATCGACGGCGTGAAGATCGACTTTCCGGCCGAGTGGGTTCATTTGCGTAAGTCCAACACCGAGCCGATCATCCGCATTTACAGCGAAAGCCGCGACGAGGCTTCGGCCGAGGCGCTCGCGCGCCGGATCATGGCCGATATCCGCGAGGCGACCGGACGATAG